The following nucleotide sequence is from Triticum dicoccoides isolate Atlit2015 ecotype Zavitan chromosome 7B, WEW_v2.0, whole genome shotgun sequence.
ctatgcatatgaagtatgttagacttaagtgtatttgtcacatgttttatgatgctctctttgtgcttcaattcttgtctttcatgtgagcatcattgaaatctcaatgcctagctaggggcgttaaacgataccgctagttgggaggcaacccaattttatttgtgttttttgtttttgttcctgtttagtaataaattttgcatctaccttctgtttagatgtgtttttatgttttaattagtgtttgtgccaagtagaacctataggataacctatggtgatagttaatttgattctgctgaaaaacagaaactttgcgctcacgaaattagtttttttaaatcacagaaacgtgcttttgcgttgattcttttttattatgatcaatagacaaattgtacaggacttcctatttttgtaggatttttagagttccagaagtttgcgttagttacatattgctacagactgttctgtttttgacagattctgtttttcgtgtgttgtttgcttattttgatgcatctatggctagtaaattagtttataaactatagagaagttggaatacagtaagtttaacaccaaaataaataaagaatgagttcattacagtaccttatgtggtggttttcttttctttcactaacagagcttataagatttcctgttgagttttgtgttgtgaagttttcaagttttgggtaaagcttttatggactatggaataaggagtggcaagagcctaagcttgggtatgcccatggcaccccaatatattcaagaatagccaaaagcctaagcttggggatgccccgggaaggcatcccctctttcgtcttcgttcattggtaactttacttggagctatatttttattcgccacatgatatgtgttttgcttggagcgtcgtgtattatattagtctttgatttttagtttaccacaatcatccttgctgtacacaccttttgggagaagcctatttgattagaatttgctagaatactctatgtgcttcacttatatcttttgagcttgatagtttttgctctagtgcttcacttatatcttttagagcacggtggtgtcttaattttgaaaaaaaaattagtctctcatgcctcacttatatctttttgagagtcttttagaacagcatggtagttgctATGGTTAgatagttggtcctagaatgatgagcatccaagtggggtataataaaaactatcatagaaaaagaattggatgctatgatcaatttgatgcttgataattgttttgagatataaaggtagtaatgttagggtcatgctagtgggtaattatgaaattgagaaatacttttgttgaagttggcaagtcccgtagcatgcacgtatggtaaaagttgtgtgacaaatttgttgcatgaggtgctcttttgattgtcttccttatgagtggcagtcggggacgagcgatggtattttcctaccaatctatccctcttggggcatgcgtagtagtactttgcttcgagggctaagtagacttttgcaataagtatatgagttctttttgactaatgtgagtccatggatatatgcacactcatccttccactttgctagcttttttttattaccgcgcaactttcgccggtatcatgaaccctttatttactttcctcaaaacagccaccatacctacctattatggcatttccatagccattctgagatatattgccatgcaactttccaccgtttcatttattatgacacgttccatcattgtcatattgctctttgcatgatcatgtagttgacattgtatttgtggcaaggccactttcataattttcatacatgtcgctcttgattcattgcatatcccggtacaccgccgaaggcattcatatagagtcatatcttgttctagctttgagttgtaattcttgagttgtagatccataaaagtgtgatgatcttcattattagagcattgtcctagtgaggaaaggatgatgaaggctatgattcccccacaagtcgggatgagacttcggactttacaaacaaaaaaatgagaagaaaaaaagaaaggccaaagaaaaaaaaagaaaataaagggaaaaagaagaaagaaaaaagaaaataaaaaaataaaatgagagaaaaagagagaagggacaatgatactatctctttttccacacttgtgcttcaaagtagcaccatgatcttcatgatagagagtctcctatgttgtcactttcatatactaagtgggaatttttcattatagaacttggcttgtatattccaatgatgggcttcctcaaaatgccctaggtcttcgtgagcaagcaagttggatgcacacccacttagtttattttgttgagctttcatatatttatagctctagtgcatccgttgcatggcaatccctactcactcatattgatatctattaatgggcatctccacatagcccgttaatacgcctagttgatgtgagactatcttctccctttttgtcctcacaaccaccaccatataccaccatagtgctatgtccatggcttgcgctcatgtattgcgtaagagttgaaaaagctgaagcgcgttaaaaagtatgaaataattgctcggctcgtcatcggggttgtgcatgatgggagtattttgtgtaatgaaaatgaagcatggcctaactatatgattttgtagggataagctttctttggctatgttattttgatatgacatgattatttgttagtatgctttgaatcattattatttttatgttttataagcttttattttgaatcatttggatctgaacattcatgccacaataaagaaaattaaattgagaattatgctaggtagcattccacatcaaaaatttctttttttatcatttacctactcgaggacgagcaggaattaccgtccttcttgaagttcttattacccttgcctttcttgaaactagtggttttattgaccataaacacttgatgttcctttttgatctccacctccgctgatttcagcattgaatatacctaaggaatggttttctccatcccttgcatattgaaattcatcacaaagctcttgtagctaggtggaagcgactgaaggattctgtcaacgaccgcgtcatccaggagattaactcccagctgagacaagcggttgtgcaacccagacattttgagtatgtgctcgctgacagaactattctcctccctcttacaactgtagaacttgtcggagacttcatatctctcgacccgggcatgagcttggaaaaccattttcagctcttggaacatctcatatgctctgtgctgctcaaaacgcttttggagcccggttctaagctgtaaagcatgccgcactgaaccagggagtaatcatcactacgcgactgccaggcgttcataatgtcttgagttgctgggaaaacgggtgattcacctagcggtgcttctaggacatatgctttcttggcagctatgaggatgatcctcaagttctggacccagtctgtatagttgctaccagcgtctttcagcttggttttctctaggaacacattgaagttgagggcaacattagcgtgggccatttgatctacaagacatatcgcaaagatttttagactaagttcatgataattaagttcatataatcaaattatttaatgaactcccactcagacagacatccctctagtcatctaagtgatacatgatccgagtcaactaggccgtgatcgatcatcacgtgagacggactagtcatcatcggcgaacatcttcatgttgatcgtatctactatacgactcatgttcgacctttcggtctcttgtgttctgaggccatgtctgtacatgctaggctcgtcaagtcaacctaagtgtttttgcatgtgtaaatctggcttacacccgttgtatgcgaacgttagaatctatcacacccgatcatcacgtggtgcttcgaaacaacgaaccttcgcaacggtgcacagttagggggaacactttcttgaaattttatgagggatcatcttatttatgctaccgtcgttctaagcaaataagatgcaaaaacatgataaacatcacctgcaatcaaatagtgacatgatatggccaatatcattttgctccttttgatctccatcttcaaggcgccatgatcatcatcgtcaccggcatgacaccatgatctccatcatcgtgtcttcatgaagttgtctcgccaactgttacttctactactatggctaacgattagcaataaagtaaagtaattacatggcattttcattgacacgcaggtcatacaataaattaagacaactcctatggctcctgccggttgtcttactcatcgacatgcaagtcgtgattcctattacaagaacatgatcaatctcatacatcacatatatatcattcatcacatccttttggccatatcacatcacacggcatatgctgcaagaacaagttagacgtcctctaattgttgttgcaagtttttacgtggctgctataggtttctagcaagaacgtttcttacctacgccaaaaccacaacgtgatatgccaattgctatttacccttcataaggacccttttcatcgaatcctatctgactaaagtgggagagacagacacccgctagccaccttatgcaagtagtgcatgtcagtcggtggaacctgtctcacataagtgtacgtgtaaggtcggtccgggccacttcatcccacaatgccgccgaatcaagataagactagtagcggcaagtaaattgacaaaatcgacgcccacaacaacttgtgttctactcgtgcatagaaactacgcatagacctagctcatgatgccactgttggggatcgttgcagaaattaaaaaaaatcaccaagatcaatctatggagagactagcaacgagagagaggggagtgcatcttcatacccttgaagaagcgttgcaagaacgcggttggaggagtcatacacgtagcgattcagatcgcggtcgattccgatcttagcgccgaacaacggcgcctccgcgttcaacacacgtgcagcccggtgacgtctcccgcgccttgatccagcaaggaggagggaaaggtcggggaagacaactccagcagcagcacgacggcgtggtggtggtggagcagcggttCTTCGgctgggcttcgccaagctcaaacggagaaggagaggtgttggagagggggagggctgcgccttggatgtggtgcggctgccctccctcctcccctctatttatagggtgaagggggaagggggccgggccctctagatgagatctagaggggggcggcggccaaggggaggggcggctttccccccaagccaaggggggggcccttagggttccccccaatcctaggcgcatgggccctaggggggtggcgtCCAACCCACTTAGGGGCTAGTTCCCTTCCCCATACAGGCCATagggccctctggggcaggtggaccctcctggtggacccccgaaaccccttcggtggtcccggtacaatatcgacaaacccccgaatactttcggtgaccgtatgatgacttcccatacataaatcttcacctccggaccattccggaactcctcgtgatgtctgggatcttatccgggactccgaacaacattaggtaaccacatactattgcccataacaactctagcgtcaccgaaccttaagtgtgtagaccctacgggttcgggaatcatgcagacatgaccgagacagctctccggccaataaccaacagcgggatctggatacccttgttggctcccacatgttccacgatgatctcatcggaaccatgatgtcaaggattcaagcaatcccgtatacaattccctttgtcaatcggtacgttacttgcccgtgattcgatcgtgggtatcccaatgcctcgttcaatctcgttaccggcaagtcactttactcgttccgtaatgcatgatcccgtgactaactactaagtcacattgagctcattatgatgatgcattaccgagagggcccagagatacctctccgtcatacggagtgacaaatcccagtctcgattcgtgtcaacccaacagacactttcggagatacctgtagtgcacctttatagccacctagttacgttgtgacgtttggtattcccaaagcattcctacggtatccgggagttacacaatctcatggtctaaggaaatgatacttgacattagaaaagctttagcaaacgaactacacgatcttgtgctacgcttaggattgggtcttgtccatcacatcattctcttaataatgtgatcccgttatcaatgacatccaatgcccatagtcaggaaaccatgaccatctgttgatcaacgagctagtcaactacaggcttactagggacatgttgtggtctatgtattcacacatgtattatggtttccggccaatacaattatagcatgaacaatagacaattatcatgaacaaggaaatataataataaccattttattattgccttaagggcatatttccaacagatttgTGATGTACTCTCTCTGTTCATTTTTATAAGACATTTTGGACAGCTAGCTTTGAATTGTTTTGGGCACTGTCTGAATAGTCTAAaatgtcttataaaagtgaacagaggaagTACTTTTGAGTAATTTTATGTTTAAACTATGCCCTCTGAATAATATTTTTGTTCAAACTGTATATTTCTAAACTTGAACTATGTATTTGTATGTTTAAGCTGTGTCTATTGAATATTCAAGTTAGGCTGGAAGGAAAAATGGACAAAAAAAGGACCAGATAAATGAGGAATGTTGTTGGGTGTCTAATTTGTGACGGATAACTGGGCTCTTTCCACATACACGTCCGCAAACAAATCGGAACGGCCAGAGAGGTTTTGGACTTTTGTGCATTCCCTTGAGGATGCCCGTACGAACCAGAGGATGCATAATAGCTTTAGGCCAGGTGCATTCCTCGTAATAATCAAGTTCCAACCGCAAATATAGAAAAACCGCGCGCCAACAGCTAGGCAAAGTGGGGTTGGCTCATTGGGTGAGTAGCCGAGAAGAGCAAATGAAGAGTGTAGCCATTATCGAGTGTCTTTCTTCCTAAAAAAAAAAGGTGTGTCTTACTTTTCCTAACTTGAGGCAATGTGCCTCAGCTTGAAGTGAGTATGTATAGATGGTGTACCATCTTTTTGGTCACGCAGGTAAGAAAAAAATAAATTGGTCATGGCCAAAATTTTGGGCATTGCTTGAACGATTGCTAATATTTCCGCATGTTCAATCCAATTCTAAATTATTTTTCTTTGCCAACATTGGACCAAACCTGGGAGGCCAAAACCTTATCCAGCATATCGGCTAGCCAATTTTTTTGGCTTGTGGTTGGCTCAGGCTCAAACCAAACGCACCAATAAATCACAGAATCTTTCTTTTAAATAGTTGGGGTGTATGCAACAAATGTATCAAGCAGTTCCTCAGTTGATGCATGCATGTTTCAAGCAACTGGGAATACAATCATACATCACTAGATCATTAAAGTACAATCACATGACAGACATTTAGGAATCACAGGACACAGACCAGGCACAGGAGAATGATCATCATGTGATTTCCAGCAGGCTTCACGTGCTGTCCTTGATAACACCAACCACCCCAAAGAATATTGAGCATGTTACAACAAAGTGGCTGAAAAAGCGAAAAGGCGCAAACACAAACTGTAAAGagagaaaagcaaatcggcaaccgCATTTCTTCAATATACACCTGAATCACATGATCCTGTTGCCAACCATTCACTTCAGCTGAAGAGATTGGGGATGCAGGCTCCCGAGTCGGGGTTCTGCTGCTCCTTCCAGATGCGGCCAGTCACCCGTAGTTTCAGCTCTTTCCTCTCCCCGCCGGAGAAGAAGAGTGCCATGTTCCGCTGGATTATGAGGCCATCGTGGCTGTCACGCACTTTGCGGTGACTGTCCCGGATgctccggggtgtgccctcccATATCATCTTCCTGCCATTGGCACCCACCTCAAGGCTATAGCTGTAGTTCCTTGCGTCATTCTCGTCGCCCATGAAGCGGAGGAATGCCATGTAGACTGGCGCCATTCCGAGCTGGAAGGCCTCAAAATGCAAGCAGAAATACTGCCCGAAACAATGGAAAACCTAGAGATGGAGGCATTGTGTCAGATAGGAATCACTTGATTCACATGTTTAAGGTAAATGAACAGAAAAAGAAACAGGCACAGGCAGATGTATCAAGTAGCTAGCACTAGGGGGAAAGCTATCATCTTTCTTTTGAGTAGTTGGAAACGTCCTGAAAGACCGTCCAGTATTCTAGGACCAACAAAAGTTTCTTTATGATATTATAAATGAAGGATGATGGAAGCACGATCAAGGTACAGCAAGATAGCAATCTAGTGGTATTGTAAATCTTTTTCCCAAAATACAGGTGGACATAAGATATCAAGTAAATGTAATAGGCAAGTGTACAAGCCTAGAGATGAAAAGGTTGTGAACACTTACAGTTAGCATCCAAGTTGCATTTTCAACTTCTCTGGGGTTTGACTTGACATAACGATGGTTGAATGTGCACCCAGAATGCATGTCAACCTTATGGTCATCTCTCAGATGtgaaacaaggaaaggaatgtCCCCGACAACGGAGCATTCAGATCCCGCATAGGGGCAGCTGTATGGCCTAAAATTGCACTGCGACTCATGCTTGAGCTTGCTATAGTATGGGAAGATCTCTGGACAACCTAGTGAGTAGTATTTGCACGGTAGCTCAAGTGATTCAGCCACCTTTTCCAATGCCAAGCACCTGATGTCGCCCAGCTCTTGTCGACAGGTAGGGCAGCGGTTGTGCACCCGAGCTTTGCAGGTAGAACAAAGGGTATGCCCATTTTGGCACTGTAAAAATAACAAGATGTTATTTTGTTGTCACTGTCAACTTAAATTATCAAACTTTTGGACGTACAGAGATAGATGGCCATAGAAACAAAAACCTGAAATGCATAATCCAGACAAATAAATCAAAACAGAATGGAAGGTACATAAGCTAGTTAGGCAACaagtaactactccctccgttccacaatacacgcCTTtcctttgtcaaaatatagatgtatctagacatgttttagtatataggtacatctatTTTtgaacaaatggaagtcaagtattttggaacggagggagtagatagtaTAGACCTAGAGCAAGACTAGGTAGTAGGTACCCGTACAGTATATAAGATTCACAAAAATGTTCAAACTAACAAATATTAATTATGTGTAAGCATATTTGTACTGATGTATTGGTACTGTTTAACAGTATAATGTTGCTACAGATATTGCATTCCTCCTCGCCACAATAATTTACTTAAAAAGGACTAGGTTTACTCAAGTCAAATATAAAATTTAATGTTAACGAAACTTGGAAAAGAAATCCCATCTAAAGAAGGCAATTATAAGAATATGCAGCCCATCTGGAAGGCACGTCCTATTGAACTGTGCATCTTGTCCTATTCAGGGTGCATTAGCAGAAATTTTGAAGGCTTCATGTAACATTTATACTAACAGAACACTTCACATGTTCAAGACATGCAAAAATAAATCATGCATTCCATATGATTCCATTACATGGGAAAGACACATAAGCATACCCATAAAAAGGGGCACAAAAGGACTGAATACAAAATTTCAAAACCTTTGGCATTGGTAAAAACAGATGCACAGGTACAAGAGGACTTATTGATGAAAGACATCACATATGGGAAGACTATTAATATATCCTCCACATAAAGAAAAATGAGGTAACCTTGGGAAGTAGGCTATCAAATATAAACAAAAGCTTGTTCACCAAACATAAAAGATGTTTAGTGCCTAGTCTGGTATCTTCACAAAAGCTTGTTCATCTGGATTGATGCAGCTATGAAGGGCCTATACAATTAATTATCAGTCACAAAAGAACATGCCAACATATCATTATGTCTATCATGATATTTTTGTAAGCCGGTGAAGTATTCAAGATGTTAGTGTAACTCAGGCTAGTCCTGATGAAAGAATTGGTTTCCACACTTGAATAAATTTCAAAGATTGGGTCTCATGGTTCAGTAGTTGAGCAACTTCTGTGATACTTGACCAGCATGTGTGGGTAAGGTATACGATAGATAATAAAATCAAGTACAGAAGCATCCCAACCCTCAACACATAGGTTGTTTAGGTATACTCAAAGTATCATTAAGTATGTGTTTACTCATTCACCAAAACCATATATAACTGATGAACACCTGACATGTTATTCTAATGTCTTTTAGTATGCATCATGACCAAGAGCATACATTgtgacataaatattttcagtcatAATCTTCATTGTCCCTATATGCTCATCAGTCACCAAGCAACAAGAAATAATTGCTTTTGAAAATGATCGGCTACACACATTCTATTTGATGAATCTTCGCTACACTTTTAACTTGAATAATGTGGTTAGCAAGAACATCGATCGATAAAGCTATAGTTGTTTCTCTAAACTGTGTTGAAGATTGGATAAAGAGGTGGGTGGAGTTTAACAAACATTCTGCCAACCAAACATAAGAAAAACAAAAGAATACTGCCTCCTGATTTTAAAGAAAAACAAGAATAGTACGGTTTACATGAGAATGTATGTTCTTTCTCCAACATACAATGTATTCTTTTCTGTTAACTAGTGGCAAAGCATGGTACAGTTCAAATGCCCTAAGGACCTAACTAAACATTATAATCTCCTTTTCCAGCATTGCAGTACTCGGTTAATGAAGAATCTAAAATTGTCAGAACCCAAAACCTTCAGAAACTATTGAAGAATCTAAACTACATCCTGATTATAACACTCTGCCTCCAACCCTCAGGCCAAGAATGATCGTGCAATCATATACTATATCACATCTAAAATCCCTCCTGCAATTGGTATGTTAAGTCCCGATAACACCGTTTCTTCACAGCGTTAATTTTCCACTTGGGAACGCAAAATTTCAACGGGAATTCTCCTTATCAAGATTGATTGTGATGCACTAGCGTCGTAGTCATGAAATTTCAGTTCTTGCGTGACTTGAATTGTGTCTAGAACGCAAACAATGAAGTATAATAGTATATGACATCCACAAAACATGAGGCTGCAGCCAAAGAAACCCAAACAAGCAACCAAGATCCCGCCTTCCCTGCGCCAGAGATCAAACACACCGCGCGAATTCCAAGGACCGGACCAAGATCCCGGAGGCAATCAGAGAAAAAGAGACAACCCAAGGGCACGGACCGAGGCGCTGACCTGGTGGATCGGGGGATACATGGAGTTGGTGCAGACGGGGCACTCGAGGAGCTCGTGGACGCTCGTGGCCGGCGGGATCAGCGGGCCGGCGATCCCCCCGGCCGCGCCGGCGCCGgacgcgcccccgccgccgccggggacCACCCCGATGCTGGCCGCCGCGATGGCCGCCGCCGAGGCCTTGAGGAAGGGGCGGGGCAGGTTGGAGGACATGGCGTCGTCGTCCTCCATGCCGTCCGACGACGACACGCACTCGATGCTGTCGATCATGTCCATggccgcggcggcgcggccggatccCGGCCGAATCGCGGGGATGGGGACCGCGGGCCGCCTCGGCTCCGCAGCTCCGCGCTGTCCCCCTGCGTGCGTGCGGACTGCAGCCGAGCTCTTGAAGAAATGGATTCTTCGAGAACTCGAGGTCGCGGGGGAGGGTCGAGGGATTTGGTTCCTCCTGGTCTGGTCGTTTCTTGGTCTCCTTTCTCGTTCTTCTTTCCTGGCGTGTCCGCCCTTTTTCCCCTTCTTGGTAACGTCTAGGGCAGGGCAGGGCAGGTTGGGTACATAAAAATGGCAGCAGCACAGCGGGATGGTGCAGTTTGCACTGCGTCGCGGTTCAGCGGTTCAAAACTCAAAAGAGCGGAGACAGTTTTTCTGTAGAGTCTGTAGGGTAGTATACTACTGTACAGGGTCTCTTTGATTCGCCGGATTTTGAAAAATGTGAAAATAGAAAAAAAGCATAGGATTAGAGTGGTATGCCCATTTAAATCTTATATATAGGATTAGCAATGAGTGTTTGATGCCAGAGGAAACAAAGAAATTGTAAAAAGAGAttggagtggatgttagatttTCCCGTGAAATATAGGACAAAAGATTTATATGAAAATACTTCGCTCATTTTCAGAGGAGACATCCAACAGGCCACTGTCATCAAGAGCattctgtgacgcccggataattaggctacagtaacctcacgttaacgatgccacgtcacctcggattactgttgataatctcgcgttagttcgaaacgattcatattcaaaatttgaatttaagttaaacaattaaagttttcaaaagtcgaaactaaattgttcctaatgtgtctaataatccttagtaaatattggtggataaattatcttttaataaaatatttaaatgcactaaagtaatagaaatgacagcaaaaacaattaattagatgccttttataaagttataataataaaactaaattagtagtgtgccaaaataattgtggcagtggactaattagtaatactaatttaggtgctgactgggtattttataaaactaaaataaaagaaactttaaatgaaaa
It contains:
- the LOC119336979 gene encoding E3 ubiquitin-protein ligase SINAT5-like, whose amino-acid sequence is MDMIDSIECVSSSDGMEDDDAMSSNLPRPFLKASAAAIAAASIGVVPGGGGGASGAGAAGGIAGPLIPPATSVHELLECPVCTNSMYPPIHQCQNGHTLCSTCKARVHNRCPTCRQELGDIRCLALEKVAESLELPCKYYSLGCPEIFPYYSKLKHESQCNFRPYSCPYAGSECSVVGDIPFLVSHLRDDHKVDMHSGCTFNHRYVKSNPREVENATWMLTVFHCFGQYFCLHFEAFQLGMAPVYMAFLRFMGDENDARNYSYSLEVGANGRKMIWEGTPRSIRDSHRKVRDSHDGLIIQRNMALFFSGGERKELKLRVTGRIWKEQQNPDSGACIPNLFS